A genomic segment from Nocardia cyriacigeorgica GUH-2 encodes:
- a CDS encoding cytochrome P450 — translation MYRMLREQSPVWRVPGTDFFLVTSWDLVTEAATRVEDFSSNLTGVMIHQPEGPPLVFDMDGGGQAVHVLATADEPVHAAHRKLVFPYIGKRVRGLGQLVQDIVDRLWREQLRGDRIDIATGMADRLPLAVVAEIIGLPPQHVPQLLGWAYDATEMLGGIVAEGRLPGLVGSAAELAGYLHDQFARALARPDGTGIGLLDVLASACRRGELEPDVAVLILVQLVGAGGESTAGLIANAARILAEHPGIQDRLRADTAAIPAFLEEVARVESPFRGHHRHITRETTLGGVALPAGGHLLLMWGAANRDPGTFTDPDIVDVDRSGRTTLAFGKGAHFCIGAALARMEALAAITTLLERTTGFGLVDDAPPRWVPSLMVRRHASLPLRVRLQ, via the coding sequence ATGTACCGGATGTTGCGCGAGCAGTCGCCGGTATGGCGGGTCCCGGGGACCGACTTCTTCCTGGTGACGTCCTGGGACCTGGTGACCGAGGCCGCCACCCGAGTCGAGGACTTCTCCTCGAACCTGACCGGGGTGATGATCCACCAGCCGGAGGGCCCGCCGCTGGTCTTCGATATGGACGGCGGCGGCCAGGCCGTTCACGTCCTGGCCACGGCCGACGAGCCGGTGCACGCCGCGCATCGCAAGCTGGTCTTCCCGTACATCGGCAAACGCGTACGCGGCCTCGGGCAGCTGGTGCAGGACATCGTCGACCGGCTCTGGCGCGAACAGCTGCGCGGTGACCGCATCGACATCGCTACCGGGATGGCAGACCGGCTGCCGCTCGCGGTGGTCGCCGAGATCATCGGGTTGCCGCCGCAGCACGTACCGCAATTACTCGGCTGGGCCTACGACGCCACCGAGATGCTCGGCGGCATCGTCGCCGAGGGACGGCTGCCCGGGTTGGTCGGCTCCGCCGCCGAACTTGCCGGATACCTGCATGATCAGTTCGCTCGCGCCCTCGCGAGGCCCGATGGCACCGGGATCGGGCTGCTGGACGTACTCGCCTCGGCATGCCGACGCGGTGAGCTCGAACCCGACGTCGCCGTGCTGATCCTGGTGCAGTTGGTCGGCGCGGGCGGCGAGTCGACGGCGGGGCTGATCGCGAACGCGGCGCGGATCCTGGCCGAGCACCCGGGCATACAGGATCGGTTGCGCGCCGACACCGCCGCGATCCCGGCCTTCCTCGAGGAAGTTGCGCGGGTGGAGTCGCCGTTTCGCGGACACCATCGCCACATCACCCGGGAGACCACGCTCGGCGGGGTGGCGCTGCCCGCGGGCGGTCATCTGTTGCTGATGTGGGGCGCGGCCAACCGCGACCCGGGCACCTTCACCGATCCGGACATCGTCGATGTGGACCGTTCCGGCCGCACCACGCTCGCGTTCGGCAAGGGCGCGCACTTCTGCATCGGCGCTGCCCTGGCCCGGATGGAAGCCCTGGCCGCGATCACCACGCTGCTCGAGCGCACCACCGGATTCGGGCTGGTGGACGATGCCCCGCCGCGGTGGGTGCCCAGCCTGATGGTCCGCAGGCACGCGAGCCTGCCCCTGCGGGTCCGGCTACAGTGA
- a CDS encoding cytochrome P450 has translation MTSLPAFPAAEERPLDTCRRLQKIAPVVEVEFPGGVPAYLALTHKAVEEILAGDNKTFARDPKHWPALYDGSIPEDWPFRAIVQGDHLSTKDGADHRRLRGLVGKGFTPARVRALEPRIQQLIDALLDEVERAGDGVDLVPAFCDALPMAVISELFGVPESERAQLRRWTLASLRRTPRPRRRSTLRSRCVGICTSWCGARRTSPGTTSPPISSAPATTGSGSPPTNWSRCCG, from the coding sequence ATGACGAGCCTGCCTGCTTTTCCCGCCGCCGAGGAACGACCACTCGACACCTGTCGCCGGCTACAGAAGATCGCTCCCGTTGTCGAAGTCGAATTTCCCGGCGGCGTGCCCGCCTATCTGGCGCTGACACACAAGGCGGTCGAGGAGATCCTCGCCGGCGACAACAAGACCTTCGCCCGCGACCCGAAGCACTGGCCCGCGCTCTATGACGGATCGATCCCCGAGGACTGGCCGTTCCGGGCCATCGTCCAGGGCGACCACCTGTCCACCAAGGATGGTGCGGACCACCGCCGGTTGCGCGGTCTGGTCGGCAAGGGCTTCACACCCGCGCGGGTGCGCGCGCTGGAACCACGCATCCAGCAGCTCATCGACGCGCTACTGGACGAGGTCGAGCGGGCCGGAGACGGGGTCGATTTGGTGCCCGCCTTCTGTGACGCGCTGCCGATGGCCGTGATCAGTGAACTGTTCGGGGTGCCGGAGTCCGAGCGGGCGCAACTGCGGCGGTGGACGCTGGCCTCGCTGCGCAGAACGCCACGCCCGAGGAGGCGTTCGACACTCAGGTCGCGCTGCGTGGGTATCTGTACGAGTTGGTGCGGCGCAAGGAGAACGAGCCCGGGGACGACCTCACCACCGATCTCGTCCGCGCCCGCGACGACGGGGAGCGGCTCACCACCGACGAACTGGTCGCGGTGCTGTGGCTGA
- a CDS encoding TetR/AcrR family transcriptional regulator produces MAQHRRDWLAGGDRRAAAVARIEAAATALFLERGIDDVGVDEVAARAGCSRATLYRHVGGKAALVDAVLTRSAATVGERVAAAVAPHTGARRVVEAILASVAAIRADPVLSRWLATRSAAGDGYLTASPVLSRIAASLTRTTDDEAAQWVVRVVLSLLSWPLPDAAAERRLVQRFVAPGYAARP; encoded by the coding sequence ATGGCTCAGCACCGCCGAGACTGGCTCGCCGGTGGCGACCGCCGCGCGGCCGCTGTCGCACGCATCGAAGCGGCCGCCACCGCATTGTTCCTCGAACGCGGGATCGACGACGTCGGCGTCGACGAGGTAGCCGCCCGGGCGGGCTGTTCGCGCGCCACGTTGTATCGGCATGTCGGCGGGAAGGCCGCGCTCGTCGACGCCGTTCTGACCAGGTCCGCGGCCACCGTCGGCGAACGGGTCGCGGCAGCGGTAGCACCGCATACCGGCGCCCGCCGGGTAGTCGAGGCGATCCTGGCGTCGGTCGCGGCCATCCGCGCCGACCCGGTGCTGTCGCGCTGGCTGGCGACCCGCTCCGCCGCGGGCGATGGCTATCTGACCGCCTCGCCGGTGCTGTCGCGCATCGCGGCGAGCCTCACCCGCACCACCGACGACGAGGCCGCCCAATGGGTCGTCCGCGTCGTGCTGTCACTGCTCTCCTGGCCGCTCCCGGACGCCGCCGCCGAACGCCGCTTGGTTCAGCGTTTCGTCGCCCCGGGTTACGCCGCCCGTCCGTGA
- a CDS encoding ABC transporter ATP-binding protein: protein MTATDTDVTPAPSARSATRTDHTSVAALLRPHARGFAAVIGLQVIGAVAGLAPLLAVVELGRVLLSPGPIDDGRVWSAVLLGAAGLFVRLLFTGASSGLGHVLDGRVQLSLRRQLAAHLGRVPMGLLARRRTGELAKVVGEDVSAVHPFIAHAPGELVSAFVVPLVSLLYLLTVDWRLTLITLIPVLLAVALVPLMMTPARQREQRDVDAAMGRIADTAVEFVQGIAVVKAFGGGDRAHRRFRTAVDDFAETFVRWVRGISPIAAGMQLALSPPFVLLVVLTGGAALITGGSLAAADLLPFLLLGLGLTAPVAALGHGFDDLQAAGRAVGRIRDVLDVEPLPEPAHPVAPRGHRVRLRDVGFAYDTGREVLRGIDLVLEPGTVTALAGPSGSGKSTLVQLLPRFFDPTHGTITIGGVDLREIDSHALYRTVSFVFQDVRLLRASVADNIALAVPHADREQVVRAARLANIHQRILELPHGYDTVLGVDAGLSGGESQRLALARALLADTPILVLDEATAFADPLTEHAVRETLTDLRGERTLLIIAHRMETIADADTVVLLRDGEIVERGAPARLLAGNGPFAEFWRTHRGEELS from the coding sequence ATGACCGCGACTGACACCGACGTCACGCCCGCACCGTCCGCACGGTCCGCCACTCGCACCGACCACACCTCGGTCGCGGCGTTGCTGCGCCCGCACGCCCGGGGATTCGCCGCCGTGATCGGTCTGCAAGTCATCGGAGCGGTTGCCGGGCTGGCGCCGCTGCTGGCCGTCGTGGAGTTGGGCCGGGTTCTGCTGTCTCCCGGCCCGATCGATGACGGCCGGGTCTGGTCGGCGGTGCTTCTCGGGGCCGCGGGCCTGTTCGTCCGGCTGTTGTTCACCGGCGCCTCGTCCGGACTCGGCCATGTCCTCGACGGCCGGGTGCAGCTGTCGCTGCGCCGGCAGTTGGCCGCCCATCTCGGTCGGGTGCCGATGGGCCTGCTCGCCCGGCGGCGCACCGGTGAGCTGGCCAAGGTGGTCGGCGAGGATGTGAGCGCGGTGCATCCGTTCATCGCCCATGCGCCCGGCGAGCTGGTGTCGGCGTTCGTGGTGCCGCTGGTGTCGCTGCTGTATCTGCTCACCGTCGACTGGCGGCTCACCCTGATAACCCTGATTCCGGTGCTGCTGGCGGTGGCGCTGGTTCCGTTGATGATGACCCCGGCCCGGCAGCGTGAACAGCGCGATGTCGATGCGGCGATGGGACGTATCGCCGACACCGCGGTGGAGTTCGTGCAGGGCATCGCGGTGGTCAAGGCCTTCGGCGGTGGTGACCGCGCGCATCGTCGGTTCCGCACGGCGGTCGACGATTTCGCCGAAACCTTTGTGCGCTGGGTGCGCGGTATTTCGCCGATCGCCGCCGGGATGCAGCTGGCGTTATCGCCGCCGTTCGTGCTGCTGGTGGTGCTGACCGGCGGCGCGGCCCTGATCACCGGTGGCAGCCTGGCGGCCGCGGATCTGCTGCCGTTCCTGCTGCTCGGCCTCGGCCTGACCGCACCGGTCGCCGCACTCGGCCACGGATTCGACGACTTGCAGGCGGCCGGCCGTGCGGTCGGCAGGATTCGCGATGTGCTCGATGTCGAGCCGCTGCCCGAACCCGCGCATCCGGTCGCGCCGCGTGGCCATCGGGTGCGCCTGCGCGATGTCGGATTCGCCTACGACACCGGCCGTGAGGTGCTGCGCGGCATCGACCTGGTGCTCGAACCGGGAACGGTCACCGCGCTCGCCGGACCGTCCGGCAGTGGCAAATCCACTCTGGTGCAGCTGCTTCCGCGGTTCTTCGATCCGACCCACGGCACCATCACCATCGGCGGAGTCGACCTGCGCGAGATCGACAGTCACGCGCTCTACCGGACGGTGTCGTTCGTCTTCCAGGATGTGCGACTGCTGCGCGCCTCGGTGGCCGACAATATCGCGCTCGCCGTGCCGCACGCCGACCGCGAGCAGGTTGTGCGGGCCGCCCGGCTCGCGAACATTCACCAGCGAATTCTCGAGCTGCCACACGGCTACGACACTGTGCTCGGCGTCGACGCCGGGCTGTCCGGCGGCGAATCGCAGCGACTGGCGCTCGCTCGCGCGCTGCTGGCGGACACGCCGATTCTCGTTCTGGACGAGGCCACGGCATTCGCCGACCCGCTGACCGAACACGCGGTACGCGAGACCCTGACCGATCTGCGCGGGGAGCGGACCCTGCTGATCATCGCCCACCGGATGGAGACCATCGCCGACGCCGACACCGTCGTCCTGCTGCGCGACGGCGAGATCGTCGAGCGCGGTGCGCCTGCGCGACTGCTGGCCGGAAACGGCCCGTTCGCCGAGTTCTGGCGCACACATCGAGGAGAGGAACTGTCATGA
- a CDS encoding ABC transporter ATP-binding protein, producing MIALLLRVLGHRYAGPVRRAVVLMTVTAIAEGASYAFMVPVLRELLGSDPGAARPWLAMFAAAVAGYAVLRYVSDLAGFRAGTTLLRGTYHRLGDHLARLPIGWYGRDRVGEVSVLASRGVLEAMSVIAHLLAPFIAAIVTPLTIVVVITVVDWRLGLAALIAVPLVAAIQSRTAPAMAAADAERHDRDQQAAGRVIEYLQAQPVLRAGGRTTERFGLLDDALRGIERASRRSALSAVPGVVGLTLAVQAMFTALLALGAYLAVGGSLGAAEVLAILVLAARCADPVLALADIGGKLRSARAQLVRLDALLRTEPLPEPAQPLQPNGHDLEFDAVTFRRGARTVIDELNLTVPQGRRVAIVGPSGAGKSTLLHLIARFHDVHAGAVRVGGVDVRDIGTATLMAQIAVVFQDVYLFDGTIEDNIRLGRPEATDAEVRAAASAAQLDEVIERLPGGWLADVGEGGARLSGGERQRVSIARALLKDAPIVLLDEVTSALDPANDAAVHRGIERLMAGRTVVLVAHRLHTVRTADQVVFLDEGRIVEAGTHAELLREGGRYAEFWSMSVDSRAVDASRDRSQVVP from the coding sequence ATGATCGCCCTGCTGCTGCGCGTGCTCGGGCACCGGTACGCGGGTCCGGTGCGACGGGCCGTGGTCCTGATGACCGTCACCGCGATCGCCGAAGGTGCCTCCTATGCCTTCATGGTCCCGGTGCTGCGGGAGTTGCTCGGAAGCGATCCGGGCGCCGCCCGGCCGTGGCTCGCGATGTTCGCCGCCGCCGTCGCGGGCTACGCGGTGCTGCGCTATGTCAGTGATCTGGCCGGTTTCCGGGCCGGCACCACGCTGCTGCGCGGCACCTATCACCGGCTCGGCGATCATCTGGCCCGGCTGCCGATCGGCTGGTATGGCCGTGACCGGGTCGGTGAGGTATCGGTGCTGGCCAGCCGGGGTGTGCTGGAAGCGATGAGTGTGATCGCGCACCTGCTCGCGCCGTTCATCGCCGCGATCGTGACGCCGCTGACGATCGTCGTCGTGATCACCGTCGTCGACTGGCGGCTCGGCCTGGCCGCGCTGATCGCCGTGCCGCTCGTGGCAGCGATCCAGTCCAGGACCGCACCGGCCATGGCGGCCGCCGACGCCGAACGCCACGACCGTGACCAGCAGGCGGCCGGGCGAGTTATCGAATACCTTCAAGCCCAGCCGGTGCTGCGGGCGGGCGGGCGCACCACCGAACGGTTCGGTCTGCTCGACGACGCGCTGCGCGGCATCGAACGCGCCTCCCGTCGCTCGGCACTGTCGGCCGTGCCCGGCGTCGTCGGACTCACTCTCGCTGTCCAAGCGATGTTCACCGCGCTGCTGGCCCTCGGGGCCTACCTCGCTGTGGGTGGATCCCTCGGCGCCGCCGAGGTTCTCGCGATCCTCGTGCTCGCGGCCCGTTGCGCGGACCCGGTGCTCGCGCTGGCCGACATCGGCGGGAAACTCCGCAGTGCGCGGGCTCAGCTCGTCCGGCTGGACGCGCTCCTGCGCACCGAGCCGCTGCCGGAGCCTGCCCAACCGCTCCAGCCGAACGGTCATGATCTGGAGTTCGACGCCGTCACCTTCCGTCGTGGCGCCCGTACGGTGATCGACGAGCTGAATCTGACCGTGCCGCAGGGCCGGCGGGTGGCGATCGTTGGGCCGTCCGGCGCGGGCAAGAGCACCCTGCTGCACCTCATCGCACGCTTCCATGATGTGCATGCGGGGGCCGTCCGAGTCGGCGGTGTCGATGTCCGCGATATCGGCACAGCCACCCTGATGGCGCAGATCGCCGTCGTCTTCCAGGATGTCTATCTTTTCGACGGCACCATCGAAGACAACATCCGGCTCGGCAGGCCCGAAGCCACCGACGCCGAGGTCCGCGCCGCCGCGAGCGCGGCGCAGCTGGACGAGGTGATCGAACGACTACCCGGCGGCTGGCTCGCCGACGTCGGCGAAGGTGGCGCCCGGCTCTCCGGTGGTGAACGTCAGCGCGTCTCCATTGCCCGCGCCCTGCTGAAGGACGCGCCCATCGTGCTGCTCGACGAGGTGACCTCGGCCCTGGATCCGGCCAACGACGCCGCCGTCCACCGGGGCATCGAACGCCTGATGGCCGGGCGCACGGTGGTGCTGGTGGCCCATCGCCTGCACACCGTGCGTACCGCCGACCAGGTCGTCTTCCTCGACGAGGGCAGGATCGTGGAGGCGGGGACCCACGCCGAGCTACTGCGCGAGGGCGGTCGTTACGCCGAGTTCTGGAGCATGTCGGTCGACAGCCGGGCTGTCGACGCGAGCAGAGATCGGTCTCAGGTCGTGCCGTGA
- a CDS encoding MBL fold metallo-hydrolase, which translates to MTRVERIVTSGQFCLDGGCWNVDNNIWLVGDDNEVLIIDAAHDARPILDAVAGRRVTAIVCTHAHNDHVTVAPQLSAATGAPIYLHPADDVLWQQTHPGVEYTALGDGQRLEAGPAQLEVLHTPGHSPGSCCLYLSELGELFSGDTLFEGGPGATGRSYSDYPTILASINDRLFALPDETVVHTGHGPDTTLGAERANVPASAGTES; encoded by the coding sequence GTGACCCGGGTGGAGCGTATCGTCACCTCCGGCCAGTTCTGCCTGGACGGCGGCTGCTGGAATGTGGACAACAACATCTGGCTGGTGGGCGACGACAACGAGGTGCTGATCATCGACGCCGCCCACGACGCCCGCCCCATCCTGGACGCGGTGGCCGGCAGGCGCGTCACCGCCATCGTCTGCACCCACGCTCACAACGACCACGTCACCGTCGCCCCGCAGCTGTCGGCCGCCACCGGTGCGCCGATCTACCTGCACCCCGCCGACGACGTGCTGTGGCAGCAGACCCATCCGGGCGTCGAGTACACCGCACTCGGCGACGGGCAGCGGCTCGAAGCGGGCCCCGCGCAGCTCGAGGTGCTGCACACCCCCGGCCATTCCCCGGGTTCCTGCTGCCTCTACCTGTCCGAGCTCGGCGAATTGTTCAGCGGCGATACCCTTTTCGAGGGCGGGCCGGGCGCCACCGGCCGCTCGTACTCGGACTACCCGACCATCCTGGCCTCGATCAACGACCGGTTGTTCGCCTTGCCGGACGAGACGGTGGTGCACACCGGGCACGGGCCCGACACCACCCTGGGCGCCGAGCGCGCGAATGTCCCGGCTTCGGCGGGCACCGAGTCCTGA
- a CDS encoding enoyl-CoA hydratase-related protein codes for MWLIASSRILTLTVPTVAALNGHCFAAGAIFAAAHDVRIMRADRGFFCLPEIGLGFAMPGGLVIPGAMTDLLTTRLPAAAAHEAILTGRRYGGVDAAAAGIVDAAVPAEEVLPKAIEAAAARAGTRGAALGAMKQWMYRDVMRSLETLALSLDRTA; via the coding sequence ATGTGGCTGATAGCATCCTCCCGGATCCTCACCCTGACCGTGCCCACCGTGGCCGCGCTCAACGGCCACTGCTTCGCCGCCGGCGCGATCTTCGCCGCGGCCCACGACGTGCGCATCATGCGCGCCGATCGCGGCTTCTTCTGCCTGCCCGAGATCGGCCTCGGCTTCGCCATGCCCGGCGGCCTGGTGATCCCCGGCGCCATGACCGATCTGCTCACCACCCGGCTGCCCGCCGCCGCTGCGCACGAGGCGATCCTCACCGGCCGGCGCTACGGCGGTGTCGACGCCGCGGCGGCCGGGATCGTCGACGCTGCCGTGCCCGCCGAGGAAGTGCTGCCCAAGGCCATCGAGGCCGCGGCCGCGCGGGCCGGTACCCGGGGTGCCGCACTGGGCGCGATGAAGCAATGGATGTACCGCGATGTGATGCGCTCGCTGGAGACTCTCGCGTTGAGTCTCGACCGCACTGCCTGA
- a CDS encoding cytochrome P450 has translation MRRKENEPGDDLTTDLVRARDDGERLTTDELVAVLWLMLIAGHETTVYLLGNAVLALSQHPDQLAMTKAQDRWAEVVEETLRYRHSVMMTSFRFTLDDVTIAGVPIPKGSAVGVVYQAAGIDPAQHGDTANRFDITRPQGGHLGFGHGPRYCIGAPLARLEGRFALESLYRRFPDLSLAIDPDDVPHAPSFFTIGPLSIPVNLGSSRG, from the coding sequence GTGCGGCGCAAGGAGAACGAGCCCGGGGACGACCTCACCACCGATCTCGTCCGCGCCCGCGACGACGGGGAGCGGCTCACCACCGACGAACTGGTCGCGGTGCTGTGGCTGATGCTCATCGCGGGGCATGAGACGACGGTGTATCTGCTCGGCAACGCCGTGCTCGCGCTGTCGCAGCATCCCGATCAGCTCGCGATGACGAAGGCACAGGATCGGTGGGCCGAGGTGGTCGAGGAGACGCTGCGCTACCGGCACTCGGTGATGATGACGAGTTTCCGGTTCACCCTCGACGATGTGACTATTGCCGGCGTGCCGATTCCCAAGGGAAGCGCGGTGGGCGTGGTCTACCAGGCCGCCGGGATCGATCCGGCGCAGCACGGAGATACCGCGAATCGGTTCGACATCACCCGGCCGCAGGGCGGGCACCTGGGATTCGGACATGGCCCGCGCTACTGCATAGGTGCGCCGCTCGCACGACTGGAGGGCAGGTTCGCCCTGGAATCGCTGTATCGACGGTTCCCGGACCTGAGCCTGGCCATCGATCCGGACGACGTCCCACACGCCCCGTCCTTCTTCACCATCGGCCCGCTGTCCATACCGGTGAACCTGGGTAGTTCTCGGGGCTGA
- a CDS encoding TetR/AcrR family transcriptional regulator has product MSGLRERWRVKAMHTIQERALDLFDEKGFGAVTIDEIAAAAEVSASTVYRLFGTKEGIIVADEFDTLSAEEIEKMVDPRDPIGSLLRSVRTDEGVAEHRSGPPDRAVDTGPWRRIRYHFSEPSVRMAACASADRTAQRLTPLIASTGRLTDTQARVAANALAFGYFAALEQWYLDGGTRPVADYVEDGLRPLRSIWPADDQASA; this is encoded by the coding sequence ATGAGCGGACTTCGCGAACGCTGGCGCGTCAAGGCGATGCACACCATCCAGGAACGAGCCCTCGACCTGTTCGACGAGAAGGGCTTCGGCGCCGTCACAATCGACGAAATCGCGGCGGCCGCCGAAGTGTCGGCATCGACGGTCTATCGCCTCTTCGGCACGAAAGAAGGGATCATCGTCGCCGACGAATTCGACACCCTCAGCGCGGAGGAGATCGAAAAAATGGTGGATCCGCGCGATCCCATCGGCAGCCTGCTGCGCTCGGTGCGCACCGACGAGGGCGTGGCCGAGCACCGTTCGGGCCCGCCAGACCGCGCGGTCGACACCGGGCCGTGGCGCAGGATTCGCTACCACTTCTCCGAGCCGTCGGTGCGCATGGCCGCCTGCGCCTCGGCCGACCGCACCGCGCAGCGACTCACCCCGCTGATCGCGTCGACCGGGCGACTGACCGACACTCAGGCCCGGGTGGCCGCCAATGCCTTGGCCTTCGGCTATTTCGCCGCCCTCGAGCAGTGGTACCTCGACGGCGGTACCCGCCCCGTAGCCGACTACGTCGAGGACGGACTGCGCCCGCTGCGCAGCATCTGGCCGGCCGACGACCAGGCTTCGGCCTGA
- a CDS encoding S-(hydroxymethyl)mycothiol dehydrogenase: MPQNVRGVIARRSGAPVELVTVVIPDPGPNDVVVRVQACGVCHTDLTYREGGINDEFPFLLGHEAAGIVETVGEAVTHVEVGDFVVLNWRAVCGQCRACKRGRPWYCFDTFNASKPMTLEDGTALTPALGIGAFADKTLVHEGQCTKVDPDTDPAVAGLLGCGVMAGLGAAMNTGNVGRGDSVAVIGCGGVGDAAIAGARLAGATTIIAVDRDPSKLDAARELGATHTIDASTADAVAEIQELTGGFGADVVIDAVGRPETWKQAFYARDLAGTVVLVGVPTPDMTLEMPLIDFFSRGGALKSSWYGDCLPERDFPTLIELYRQGRLPLEKFVTERIGLDAVEEAFHTMHGGKVLRSVVVL, from the coding sequence GTGCCCCAGAACGTCCGAGGTGTCATCGCCCGTCGATCGGGTGCTCCGGTGGAACTCGTCACGGTCGTGATCCCGGACCCGGGGCCCAACGATGTGGTGGTGCGGGTGCAGGCGTGCGGGGTGTGCCACACCGATCTGACCTACCGCGAGGGTGGGATCAACGACGAGTTCCCGTTCCTGCTCGGCCACGAGGCGGCCGGAATCGTGGAGACGGTGGGCGAGGCCGTCACGCATGTCGAGGTCGGCGATTTCGTGGTGCTGAACTGGCGCGCGGTCTGCGGGCAGTGCCGGGCGTGTAAGCGCGGGCGGCCCTGGTACTGCTTCGACACCTTCAATGCCAGCAAGCCGATGACGCTCGAGGACGGCACCGCACTCACCCCCGCCCTCGGCATCGGAGCGTTCGCGGACAAGACGCTGGTGCACGAGGGTCAGTGCACGAAGGTCGATCCGGACACCGATCCGGCGGTCGCCGGCTTGCTCGGCTGCGGCGTGATGGCGGGGCTGGGAGCGGCGATGAACACCGGCAATGTGGGCCGTGGTGATTCGGTGGCCGTCATCGGCTGCGGTGGCGTGGGCGATGCCGCGATCGCGGGCGCCCGGCTGGCCGGGGCGACCACGATCATCGCCGTCGACCGCGACCCGAGCAAGCTCGACGCCGCCCGCGAACTGGGCGCCACCCACACCATCGACGCCTCCACCGCCGACGCGGTCGCCGAAATCCAGGAACTCACCGGCGGTTTCGGCGCCGACGTGGTGATCGACGCGGTCGGCCGCCCGGAAACCTGGAAGCAGGCGTTCTATGCCCGCGACCTGGCGGGCACCGTGGTCCTCGTCGGTGTGCCGACTCCCGATATGACCCTCGAGATGCCGCTGATCGATTTCTTCAGCCGCGGCGGTGCGCTCAAATCCTCCTGGTACGGCGACTGCCTGCCCGAACGTGATTTCCCCACGCTGATCGAGCTGTACCGGCAGGGCCGGTTGCCGCTGGAGAAGTTCGTCACCGAACGGATCGGGCTCGACGCGGTGGAAGAGGCCTTCCACACCATGCACGGCGGCAAGGTGCTGCGTTCGGTGGTCGTGCTGTGA
- a CDS encoding GNAT family N-acetyltransferase, giving the protein MDIETTGDAVRFRETAGAVLRQDPLRHTVIATTVNNIASGLDSPPEPPIFITARTGAGAAGIAMRAGRRDIYLGALSPDVIAAVADTFATTSPGAGGVEGPTTVAEAFAEHWCTAMGGGPVPAFATTLYRLGDLVAPTVPGTARQATEADLDLCLSWMTAMRVETGIPAGAPSEEALRKRIRAGSWWLWEDGGEPVSLVARQLPSFGWSRIGPVFTPPIARGRGYASALTAHVSRVLLAESVDVCLFADTDNELTNRLYRRLGFRAVDGYTAFRFDGAEALDPAGAR; this is encoded by the coding sequence ATGGACATCGAGACCACCGGCGACGCCGTCCGGTTCCGTGAGACGGCCGGCGCGGTGCTGCGACAGGATCCCCTGCGGCATACGGTGATCGCCACGACCGTCAACAACATCGCCTCCGGGCTGGACAGCCCGCCGGAGCCGCCGATTTTCATCACCGCGCGCACCGGCGCAGGCGCTGCCGGCATCGCCATGCGGGCCGGCCGACGCGATATCTACCTCGGCGCGCTCTCGCCGGACGTCATCGCCGCTGTCGCGGACACCTTCGCCACCACCTCACCGGGCGCCGGTGGGGTGGAAGGCCCCACCACCGTCGCCGAGGCCTTCGCCGAGCACTGGTGCACGGCGATGGGCGGCGGCCCTGTTCCCGCCTTCGCTACCACGCTGTACCGGCTGGGTGATCTCGTCGCACCCACGGTGCCCGGCACCGCCCGGCAGGCCACCGAAGCGGATCTCGACCTGTGCCTGTCGTGGATGACGGCCATGCGTGTCGAGACCGGCATCCCGGCGGGCGCGCCGTCGGAGGAGGCGTTGCGCAAACGGATTCGCGCGGGATCGTGGTGGTTGTGGGAAGACGGCGGCGAACCCGTGAGCCTGGTCGCCCGCCAGCTCCCGTCCTTCGGCTGGTCCCGCATCGGACCCGTGTTCACTCCGCCGATCGCCCGCGGCAGGGGGTATGCGAGCGCGCTCACCGCCCATGTCTCGCGGGTGTTACTGGCCGAGTCGGTCGATGTGTGCTTGTTCGCCGACACCGACAACGAGCTCACCAATCGGCTCTACCGCAGACTCGGCTTCCGGGCGGTCGACGGCTACACCGCGTTCCGGTTCGATGGCGCCGAGGCCCTCGATCCGGCTGGGGCTCGGTGA